A stretch of the Vigna radiata var. radiata cultivar VC1973A chromosome 7, Vradiata_ver6, whole genome shotgun sequence genome encodes the following:
- the LOC106768844 gene encoding DUF21 domain-containing protein At2g14520 isoform X1, translating to MAVEYTCCTSQFFVHILVIVLLVLFAGLMSGLTLGLMSLSLVDLEVLAKSGTPQDRKHAAKILPVVKNQHLLLCTLLICNAAAMEALPIFLDSLVTAWGAILISVTLILLFGEIIPQSVCSRYGLAIGAAVAPFVRVLVCVCFPVAFPISKLLDYLLGHRHEALFRRAELKTLVNLHGNEAGKGGELTHDETTIIAGALELSEKTASDAMTPIAETFAVDINSKLDRELMNEILEKGHSRVPVFYEQPTNIIGLILVKNLLTVHPEDEASVKSVTIRRIPRVPESMPLYDILNEFQKGHSHMAVVVRRCDKTKQQSSQNNANDSVRDVKVDIDGEKPPKEKPLKSKVPLHKWKSFPNTNMSNRVGSRSRKWSKNMYSDILEIDGSPLPKLPEEEEAVGIITMEDVIEELLQEEIFDETDHHFEDS from the exons ATGGCGGTGGAGTACACATGCTGCACATCGCAGTTCTTCGTTCACATACTCGTGATCGTGCTGCTGGTGCTGTTCGCGGGCCTCATGTCGGGCCTCACGTTGGGCCTCATGTCGCTCAGCCTTGTTGATCTGGAGGTCCTCGCTAAGTCTGGTACTCCTCAAGATCGTAAGCACGCTG CGAAGATATTACCAGTTGTCAAAAACCAACATTTATTGCTTTGTACTCTGCTAATTTGCAATGCTGCAGCCATGGAG GCACTTCCTATTTTTCTCGATAGTCTTGTTACTGCATGGGGTGCTATCCTTATTTCGGTGACATTAATTCTTTTGTTCGGTGAG ATTATACCCCAATCAGTATGTTCTCGGTATGGTTTGGCTATTGGTGCAGCAGTGGCTCCCTTTGTCCGGGTGCTTGTATGTGTATGCTTTCCGGTTGCCTTTCCAATTAGTAAG TTGTTGGATTATTTGCTGGGCCATAGACACGAGGCCTTGTTCCGTAGAGCTGAGTTGAAGACACTTGTAAATTTGCATGGTAATGAG GCTGGAAAAGGTGGGGAACTGACGCATGATGAAACAACTATCATTGCTGGGGCACTTGAACTCAGCGAGAAGACAGCTAGTGATGCCATGACTCCTATAGCTGAAACATTTGCTGTTGATATTAATTCGAAGCTTGATAG GGAACTGATGAATGAAATATTGGAGAAAGGGCACAGCAGAGTCCCAGTCTTCTATGAGCAGCCTACAAACATTATAGGACTTATACTg GTGAAAAATTTATTGACTGTTCATCCGGAAGATGAAGCATCCGTGAAGAGTGTAACTATACGCAGGATTCCAAG GGTTCCAGAAAGTATGCCACTTTATGACATTTTGAATGAATTCCAGAAGGGCCATAGCCACATGGCAGTTGTTGTGAGACGGTGTGACAAGACGAAGCAGCAATCCTCCCAAAATAATGCAAACG ACTCGGTGAGAGATGTGAAGGTGGATATTGATGGTGAAAAGCCTCCCAAAGAGAAACCTTTGAAATCCAAGGTGCCACTCCATAAGTGGAAAAGCTTCCCAAATACAAACATGTCAAATAGGGTTGGTTCTCGGAGCAGAAAATGGTCAAAAAATATGTACTCAGATATTTTGGAAATAGATGGAAGTCCCCTTCCTAAGCTccctgaagaagaagaagctgtTGGAATTATTACAATGGAAGATGTCATTGAAGAGCTTTTACag GAGGAGATCTTTGATGAAACAGATCATCATTTTGAAGACTCATGA
- the LOC106768844 gene encoding DUF21 domain-containing protein At2g14520 isoform X2, with product MAVEYTCCTSQFFVHILVIVLLVLFAGLMSGLTLGLMSLSLVDLEVLAKSGTPQDRKHAAKILPVVKNQHLLLCTLLICNAAAMEALPIFLDSLVTAWGAILISVTLILLFGEIIPQSVCSRYGLAIGAAVAPFVRVLVCVCFPVAFPISKLLDYLLGHRHEALFRRAELKTLVNLHGNEAGKGGELTHDETTIIAGALELSEKTASDAMTPIAETFAVDINSKLDRELMNEILEKGHSRVPVFYEQPTNIIGLILVKNLLTVHPEDEASVKSVTIRRIPRVPESMPLYDILNEFQKGHSHMAVVVRRCDKTKQQSSQNNANGGY from the exons ATGGCGGTGGAGTACACATGCTGCACATCGCAGTTCTTCGTTCACATACTCGTGATCGTGCTGCTGGTGCTGTTCGCGGGCCTCATGTCGGGCCTCACGTTGGGCCTCATGTCGCTCAGCCTTGTTGATCTGGAGGTCCTCGCTAAGTCTGGTACTCCTCAAGATCGTAAGCACGCTG CGAAGATATTACCAGTTGTCAAAAACCAACATTTATTGCTTTGTACTCTGCTAATTTGCAATGCTGCAGCCATGGAG GCACTTCCTATTTTTCTCGATAGTCTTGTTACTGCATGGGGTGCTATCCTTATTTCGGTGACATTAATTCTTTTGTTCGGTGAG ATTATACCCCAATCAGTATGTTCTCGGTATGGTTTGGCTATTGGTGCAGCAGTGGCTCCCTTTGTCCGGGTGCTTGTATGTGTATGCTTTCCGGTTGCCTTTCCAATTAGTAAG TTGTTGGATTATTTGCTGGGCCATAGACACGAGGCCTTGTTCCGTAGAGCTGAGTTGAAGACACTTGTAAATTTGCATGGTAATGAG GCTGGAAAAGGTGGGGAACTGACGCATGATGAAACAACTATCATTGCTGGGGCACTTGAACTCAGCGAGAAGACAGCTAGTGATGCCATGACTCCTATAGCTGAAACATTTGCTGTTGATATTAATTCGAAGCTTGATAG GGAACTGATGAATGAAATATTGGAGAAAGGGCACAGCAGAGTCCCAGTCTTCTATGAGCAGCCTACAAACATTATAGGACTTATACTg GTGAAAAATTTATTGACTGTTCATCCGGAAGATGAAGCATCCGTGAAGAGTGTAACTATACGCAGGATTCCAAG GGTTCCAGAAAGTATGCCACTTTATGACATTTTGAATGAATTCCAGAAGGGCCATAGCCACATGGCAGTTGTTGTGAGACGGTGTGACAAGACGAAGCAGCAATCCTCCCAAAATAATGCAAACG GTGGATATTGA